In Formosa haliotis, the sequence AGAAGACCTTTGGCAAGCTACTAATATAGCAGAAGTTAATACTAAGGGTATAGATGTTTACGCCAATTACGGATTTACAATTGGAGCTTATATGCAAAGCCTTAATGCATCTTATACGTATATAGATGATGAAGTTAAAGATTTAGATGTAAATTATTCAAAATACGCCATTAACTCATTAAAGCATCATTTTGTAACCCGTTTTACCTCTCAATTTTTTCAAAATTTATCGCAATCTATTATTTATAAATACGCAGAGCGCACCTCTGGCGAAACCTATTCTGTAGTAGATGCTAGTTTGAATTATAATTTTAAAGCCTTTGAATTTTCTGTAATTGCAAATAACATTTTCAATACAGAATATACCGAAACCAACTTAGTACCTATGCCAAAAGGAAACTTAATTTTCGGATTAAAATACATGTTTAAATAAAATTTACACGCCTAAAAACCGATTACCAAAACCACTTGACCATGAGTAGCATTAGACATAATTGGACCACAGAAGAAATTATAAATATTTATAACAAACCTTTTATGGAGCTACTCTATGAAGCTGCCACGGTACATCGTCTACATCATGACCCGAATACGGTTCAGGTTTCAACTTTATTGTCTATTAAAACTGGAGGATGCTCAGAAGATTGTGGGTATTGTCCGCAGGCCGCCCGTTACCATACCAATATAGAAGGTAACGATTTAATGACCGTACAACAAGTTAAAGCGCAGGCCCTACGTGCTAAATCTACCGGAAGCTCGAGAGTGTGTATGGGTGCTGCATGGCGAAATGTGAAAGATGGCGAAGAATTCGATCAAGTGCTAGAAATGGTGAGAACCATAAATAAACTGGATATGGAAGTGTGCTGTACCTTAGGTATGGTTACCGAAAATCAGGCCAAACGTCTTGCCGAAGCAGGTTTATACGCGTATAACCACAATTTAGATTCTTCTGAAGAATATTACAAAGAAGTAATTTCTACCCGAGGTTATCAAGACCGGTTAGATACTATAGATAACGTTCGAAAAACCAATGTTACAGTATGTTCTGGAGGTATAATTGGCATGGGCGAAACCATAGTAGACAGAGCAGATATGTTAGTGGCATTATCAACTTTAAGTCCGCAACCAGAGTCTACCCCCATAAATGCTTTAGTTGCTGTTGAAGGCACACCTTTAGAAAATGAAAAACCCGTAGAGATTTGGGACATGATTAGAATGGTTGCTACCACGCGAATAGTAATGCCCGAAACTCAAGTGCGATTAAGTGCTGGAAGAACCCAAATGTCTCGCGAAGGTCAAGCCATGTGTTTTTTCGCCGGTGCTAACTCTATTTTCGCTGGAGATAAATTACTAACAACTCCAAATCCTGATGTAAACGAAGACCTTAAAATGTTTGAATTACTCGGATTAAACCCACAAAAACCATTCACAAAAAAAGTCCAACCCCAAACTACCGAGGCTCAAGACTCTCAATTTCAATCCTTAGGAGAAAAGCCAAAATGGACACGTCCAGAACATAAAATTGAACGAAATGAAGCCGCAAAATTGAAATCTAAAAAATAAAAATTGATATATTTCTAAGCTATATTTTGAAAAAATTATAGCCGATTTACTACTTTTTAAATATCATATTCATTACAATTTATTAACTTGCAGTTTTAATTATTTTAACTTTTGAAATTAAATCTTCAAGACATTCCTCGAGTAAAAACCATTACTAAAGAGGCGTTTATAGAGCAGTATTTTAAACCACAAAAACCTGTGGTAATAGAGCATTTTATAGACGACTGGCCAGCGTATTCTAAGTGGAATTTAGACTATATGAAAGAGATTGCAGGAGACAAAACTGTTCCGCTTTACGACGACCGCCCGGTAGACTATAAAGATGGTTTTAATGAGCCGCATGCCAAAATGAAAATGAGCGATTACGTCAATTTGCTTAAACGCGAACCGACAAAATTCAGAATTTTCCTTTGGAATATTTTAAAAGAAGTCCCTCAATTACAAAAGGATTTTAGTTATCCAGATTTTGGCTTACGCTTAATGAAAGGCTTACCCATGCTATTCTTTGGAGGGAAAGATTCGTATACCTTTATGCATTACGATATCGATTTGGCAAATATTTTTCACTTTCATTTTGAAGGTAAAAAAGAAATTATTTTGTTCGATCAAGATCAAAACAAATACTTGTACCAAGTGCCACACGCTTTAATTACAAGGGAAGATATCGATTTTCATAATCCAGATTTAGACAAGTGGCCTGCCTTAAAAAAAGCAAAAGGTTATAAAACCGAATTAAATCATGGTGAGGTCTTGTATATGCCCGAAGGGTATTGGCATTATATGCGCTACATTACTCCTGGTTTTTCAATGAGTCTGAGAGCAATTGCTAGGCATCCTAAAAACTTAAGTAAAGCCATCTACAATGTCTTTATCATGAGAAATTACGACAATCTTATGCGCCGTTTAAAAGGACAGCGTTGGATTGATTGGAAGAACGAACAAGCCGTTATTAGAACTACAAAATATAATTCTTAAGGTTTAACTATTAAAGTTATATTTGTCCCAAAAATTAAAAAACCTATGAAAAATATATTAGTCATCGCGTTGTTATGCGTCGTTTCTTTTGCCAATGCTCAAGCTTTTGATGGTAAAGGAGATATGAAATTTCAAATCGGGCCAAGTTTTCAAAATAATGGAACTGGTATAAATGGAACCTACGATTTTGGTGTTGGCGATAATATTTCGTTCGGAATTGCTTCAACCTATGTACTAGGTGTAAACGATGATATTGACGCTAATTTTAACGATCGTTTCGATATTAAAGCCCGTTTCAACGCTAACCTTTCTAATGTTATTGGCATTGGTAGCCAATTTGATTTATATCCAGGCTTAAGTTTTAGTTTAAGGAATTTTGGAGGTCATGTAGGAGCAAGATATTTCTTTACTGACGGATTTGGAATTTATACAGAAGCAGGGTTTCCAATTGCAAAATACGATACCGGACATTTAACGCCTGCCGAAAAATTAAACAATCAGTTTGTGTTTAATTTTGGAGCCTCTTTTAATTTATAAAAGTTAACTGTATTCCTTAAAAAAGGCTATCTAAATAGTTAAATTGTCGTCAACCTGAATAAGGATTCAGGCTCTTACATATTTAGTTATAAATATGATGAGTTTCTGAAATAAATTCAGAATGACGAGTTTTTATGCTTTTTGGATAGCCTCATTTATTTATGAAATTAAGGCATTCACTTTCTCGTAAACCAAGGGCGATTCCCAACCACGATACAATAAATAGTCGGCTAATTTCTTCTTCTTTTTATACGGATTAGATTCTTTAATCAACTCACATTTACGTTCAGCCAAAGCATCAAATGTGCCATAATAATCTAAATCATCCAGTTCTTTAAGTCCCGTTTGTATATTAAACTTACTGATTTGCCTGCGTTTCAATTCGGCCGTTAATCGGTTTCTTCCCCAATTCTTATATTTAAATTTTCCTCGTACATAAGCCTTTGCAAAACGTTCTTCATTTAAAAAATCGTGTTGTAACAAATGCACAATAACCACATCAATAGCATCAGGAATCATATGCATACTTTTCAGCTTGTCTAGCACTTCTTTATGGCAACGTTCTTGGTATACGCAATACCGTTCTAATGCGCGTTTCGCCTCTTCTACCGTAAAAGTTTTATGCTGATTCACGTATAATTTTAAATATTTGTTTTTAAACACTTGATTTTCAGTGTTTTTTATTTTAACTTTAATGTTCTCCCCGAGATTTATAAATTAATTTACACCGATGAAATTAAAATATACTATTGCAATAGTATTATTTTTATCCGTAATTACTTTAAATTTCTCCCAATGTTTATCGGATAATTTTGATACCAACTATGGAAATTGGACAGATTCAGGGACTTACCGAACTCCTTTGCCTGCCACAAGCGGAAATGGTGTAGGTTTTAATGATTTACACGATTATATTGTAACCAAAAGTGCACTTACCAATCCTAAAAGCATAAAATTTCAATTAGCAAAATCGGTCGCTACAACTACTAGATCTCTAAGCATTCAATACAGTACAACAGGTTCTGGTTCATGGAATGATGTTGAAACCATAACAGCTGAAACAACTAGTACAACACACCAAGAATTCAACATTAATTTAAACTTAACGGGCCTTTATTTTATTCGGATAATTATGTCTCATCGTGAAGGCGGCTCTTTTTATTTAGATGATGTAAGTATTTCGTGTGAAAACATAAATGCCCCAGAATTACAGATTTTGGATGCATTAAATAACCCTCAAAATTGTGGTTTTACTAGTAGTTTTGAAGACACGTATATCGGTGAAACCAAACAAATAACACTAACATTAAAGAATACAGGCGATGTCGATTTGGAAATTTCTGAAATCACAACCACAAACAACTTTACAACAACTGAAATACCGGTACCCGTAACCATTCTTCCTAATGAAAATCTACAACTCACCATTATATTCCATCCCGATGTTACAGGACCAATAAATGGGAGTCTGAACATTATAAACACCGATACGAATGAAGGGAATTGCAACATTATTTTATTAGGAACCGGTATTGAATCTGGCCCAGAAATAGATATAGAGCGTAACACAGAAGCCTCCATTCCATCGGGAGCAGAAGCCAACATAGGTTACAACACCATTTTTGCATCAACACAAGTTGGAGAAACTGCGAATAGCAAATCCTATTATATTCATAACGAAGGGAATTTAGATTTAACCATTTATGACGTTACATCTTCAAACGCTTCAGAATTTAAGATCCTTTCGAATCCTGAATTCAGTACCATTTCAAGTGAAACTAAAATACCCTTTCAAATAGAATTCACCCCTTCAACATCTGGCATACGCACTTCGATAATCAACATAGGGAACAATGACAGTAACGAAAACCCCTATACGTTCGAGGTTCAAGGTACAGGAATTTGCTCGTCCTCAACACTTATGGCACTCCCTTCAAGTGGCCCAGTAGGAACCGTTGTAACTATTACCGACTCTGATTTTGGCACAGAAACTACGGCAAACCTCAACGGGGTTTCTGCTTTAGTTACACCTATTTCGGAAACAGAAATAGAAGTTACTATTCCAGAAAACGCGACATCTGGAAATCTCACTATTACAAACGATTTAGGATGTAGTAGCGAGACTAACTTTAACCTGATTACAACCACATTACGTGACTGCGATGGTGCCCCAGAATATACGCCTACAGATTTGTTTATTAGTGAAATTACCGATCATCCTACTGGTTCGCATTCTTATATAGAAATTTTTAACGGCACAGGAACGGCTGTAAATTTAGCGGATTACACTATCGAGATACATTATAATGCCACAACCATTCGGTCAATTCCGCTAGAACATGTTGTTTTAAAAAATAGGGACGTTTATGTTATTGCTTTTGGTGCTAAAGCTACGGAATACCCCAATTCAACATACGGTTTCGATCAACTAAGTACTTATTTTGGTATAAATGGAAACGACCATATTCGACTTTATAAAAATGAGAATTGGATTGATGTTTGGGGAACTACAACGGGTGAGCCGTTTACCATGACTCCAAAAGGATATACGTACAGACGAAAAAACAACCTAGCTAACCTACCAGGTACTACCTGGGATACAAACGATTGGAATGTTTTTAGTACCGAAGACTATACCGATATTGGACACTATGATTTCGTTACAGGAAGTGCCCCAACTATAAGCGCACAGCCTAGTAATACTACTGCCAATTGTAGTTTAAGCGTCTTACTTAACACCACTGCACAAGAAGGATTTAGCGGACAAAAGTCGTTAACCTACCAATGGCTTTACAACCAACCTGGAGATGATATGTGGCACTTGGTTAGCAACGACGACAATCACGATGGTGCACAAACTTCTACCCTACACATTCTAAACACGGTTAATGTTAATGGGAATCAGTATTTCTGTCGTGTTCAGGAGGATTCTGAATTATGTTTTACAGCGACTCACAGTACTAAAATTGCATTAGACAAAAGTGTTTGGAATGGTTCTGCTTGGGAAGATAATCGCGAACCAACTCTTAGTTCATTCACCATACTTAATAACAATTTCACTACCGCTTTACACGGAAATATTACGACTTGCGGTTTGTATATTCCGATAGATAACACCTTAACAATAGATGCAAATACTTTTGTAAAAGTTGACCGAAATTTAATAGTAGAAGGTAATGTAATTGTAAAAAACCAAGGCTCCTTTGTGCAAGTTGAAGATACACCAAACACTAATTCTGGAACTATTACTGTTGAAAAAGAAACTGCCATTTTAAAAGATTGGCTAGAGTACACCTATTGGAGTACTCCCGTTTCCAACGCTAGCTTTGAAGATGTGTTTGCCCATTCTAAACGATTATATTGGTTTAAAGCTGCAAATTTTGTAGATATTTATAAAGAAGAAAACAACAATAATGCTCAAGAATTAGGACAAGATGATGTAGATGACGATGCGAACGATTGGCAAGCCATTAGTGAATTAGAAAGCATTAAAAGAACAGATAAATTACAAGCCGGCGTAGGGTATGCTGCTACACATTCGAGTACTAATTTTACTTCAGGACTTACTTATACCTATAGCTTTACAGGCGATTTTAATAACGGAACAATTTTAACACCTATTGAACGTAATGATGTCTCGACACTAGATAGCAATTGGAATTTAATAGGCAATCCGTATCCCTCTGCCATAGATGTAGATGCTTTTTTTGATGCCAATGTACATGTTAAAAATCCTGCAGGCCCCTTAGAAGGTGTAATTTATTTATGGTCTCATGATACGCCCCCTTCTAAAGATTTTAACGGTAACCATCTTTATAATTTTAGCCCGTCCGATTATGCTATAATTAACGGTTCGGGATCTATAGCCGCACAACAAGGCACAGGGACTAAACCCGATAATTACATACCCTCTTGTCAAGGATTCTTTGTGAAATTTTCAGATGATTTTCCTAATGCTTACGCCAATGTGGAGTTTAATAATAGTATGCGTGTAACCGATAAAAACACGCAATTTTTTAGAGCTTCAAATACTAATAAAATTTGGCTGAATTTAACATCGAACAATGGTGTTTTTAGTCAGACTTTAATAAGTTATACCTCTGGAGCTACAGACGATTATGATGGCAGTTATTTCGATTTAGAAACTCATATTTCAAAAGATATTTCTGCAAAATTATATTCTACATTACATCAATCTGACAAAAAATTAGTGATTCAGGGGAAAGCATCACAAAGTATTTCAATTGATGAAGACATCAATTTAGGATTTTATACATCGATTAAAGTCCCTACCATATTCACTATAGCAATAGACGATTTTGAAGGCTCTTTTTTAACTGAAAACCCACTCTTTTTAGAAGATCGGCTTTTAAATACATTTCACGACTTAAAAGAATCTGGATATAAATTTACTTCAGAAACTGGAGTATTTAATAATCGGTTTTATATTTCATTTAAAGCTCCTGCTTTGCATACTGACGATTTAGAACATCATTCTAAATTAAGTATCATTCAACACGATGAGAATCAATGGCTTTTTAAATTAGATTCAAATCAATTACAGATGGAGTCTATCAAAATTCACAATACTTTAGGTCAAGAAATGCATCAAATTAAAACAAACGAAAATCGTGTAACTTGTAATTTACCTAACTTAAAATCTGGTATGTATTTGCTTAGTGCCTATTGCACGAACGGCACTATTTTGAATAGAAAGTTTATTGCAGACTAAATAAAACACATGCTTAAATACTATATCTCACAGCCAGAATTAAATTTCTTCCTGCACCAGAAATCCCTGAAGAATAAGGTCTGTAACGTTGGTCTGTAATATTTTCTAAACTTGCGGTAAATGTAAAGGCCGGTGAGAATTGATATTGTGTACGCAAATTTAATGTGTACCAAGAAGGCGTGTACGGATTTCCGTTTTCATCTTTAGCATACATATAATCCTTACTTTGCTCTGATGGTGCCAAATCATCATAAGACATTTCATCATTATACATAGCATAAGCATCGATAGAAAATTTATTGCTTTCCCAAATAATATGGGTGTTTCCAAAATCGGGAGCAGCATGTCTTAAAGGCAATTTTTCATCATCTTCCATTTCAAACCCACTAATAATATTGTATTGAGAAGTAAGTTTTAAAGCTTCAGAAAAATGAATTTGGACTCCAACTTCGAATCCATAAATTCGGGCTTCTGCAGCATTCTGAATGGCTTGAACACGACTTTCTTCCCCATTATAATCTATCATACTATCGCCATTCAATTCAAAATCTCTTCGCACCAAGGCATCTTCTAAATACGTATAATAAGTAGCCGCATCTAGCACAACTTTATTGTCGAAATTTAAACGCACCCCAAGATCTCCTGTATATGCATATTCGGGTTTAATATCGTTATTAGGAACAACAACAGCACCAGGTTCTGAATCGAAAACCTTACCTAAATCATCTATATTTGGCGCTCTAAAAGCGGTTGAAAAATTTAATTTCCACTGAATAATTTCTGCAGGATTCCAACTAATTCCAGCTGTCCCTGTAAGTGCTCCGGTATTAACTTCTGAAGTTTCGAATGGAAGATTTAAAAAAACATTATTCTCTTGAAAATTTGCATGGGCTAACACATAATTATACCGTAAACCGGTTTGTAAAACAAAATACTTACTCGGTTTATACTTTAAGCTTGTATAGGCCGACATAGAAGCCCAATCTGATCCGTTTGGATACCTAGAAATTGCCGCTATAGTAGTGTTGTCCTCGATATTTTCTTGCTCCCCGTAAGAATGAATTTTATTATAAACGTACTCTAAACCATAAAACAACTGACTCTTTAAACTGAGTTGTTTTTCAAAATCGATATTCGCAGAAATAGCATCTACATGTTCCTCTGTAGAATTTCTAATCGGAGATTGATAATCGCGATCTACACGACTTTCTTGAAAATTTTGATATGCAATATTTGCTTGAAATTTATCGAAAAAAGCTGAATGACTACTTAATTTAGTGATTTGAAAATTAGACATAAACCAACGTTGCGGACCATAATACCACTCGGCAGAACGTAAATCGTCTCCTTTATAACGCAATAATCTATCGTATCTAGAGTAGTCTGTAGTTGTTGAATAATACAACCCTAAATTAAAATTTAAGTTATTTTTAGGCTCAAAACGTACCTTTTGCATAAGGTTTATTTGGCTGTATCCTGTTGGAACTTGAACTTTAGGGTTTGGATTTTGAACAATTTTATCTTCCCCATTTTCGGTGACTACATATTCTGGTCTTAAATAGTCGTCTGGACCGTGGCTTCCCATTCTTAAATCATCAAAATCGGTATAACTGACACTACTTAAAAAAGCCCACTTTTCTAATCCGATATTAAAATCTATATGTCCCGTTTTTTCTGTATTTGCAGAGGCAAATCGTAAGGTAGAATTCGCACTAAACTCTGTATCTTCGCTATACGACAATTGGGGCTTTTTAGTATAAAAACTCATAACCCCACCTATAGCATCGCTACCATAAACTACAGAACCAGCCCCTAAAATGACTTCGGTATTTTGAATACTAAACGGATCTATAGATATTACATTTTGCACATTTCCGTCCCTAAAAATAGCATTGTTCATACGCACACCGTCTACAGTAAGTAACAACCTGTTGGTAGACAACCCACGAATCATAGGGCTTCCGCCTCCTAATTGACTTTTTTGAATATATACATTCCCAGTATCTTCTAGAAGGTCGGCACTAGTTTGAGGGTTATCAAACGCTATAGCTTCAGAAGTTATCGACACTATTTTTTGGGGAATATCACGTTTAATCTGCTCAAATTTTGATGCCGAAATTACGACCTCATCCAACCCTTCAGTATTGGGTTCTAACAGAATAATTAGAGACGTGTTTAATTTTGATTTTTCTATTACGAAATCTTGAAATCCTAAATGCTTAAAAAAAATGGTTTCGTTGGTTTGAAAATTTTGAAGAGACACCATACCCTCAAAATCTGAAATTTCACTTTTAGTTTTGTCCGCATTAAATACCGCAACACCAGGTATAGGTGTATTAGTATTACTATTTAAAATGGTAATATTTTGAGCCTGAATTGTTACACAGAAAAATAAAAGAAGTACTGTAAGTAGTTTTATATGCATACACAACATTTAAGTGCCGTTTAACTAAACACCTGACTAAAAACGGCTAAGGATCTTGGTTTTTTAAAATGCCCGAGATGGAGTTCGTAATATAAAAGCAACATCTCTAAAAAGGATTGTCGCTGTTTAGAACTCATTTTCATCTCTGATAAATCATCAAATAGTATGCCTAAAGAAAGTTTTAAAAACTTTAAATTATCACCAGTAATAGAATATATGCTTTTCGATTGTGTTTCGAATTGTCCAGAGCTTAAATTGAAGTAATTAAAATGGCTGTTTGAGGTATCTGGAGAAAACCCTAAATACTTGGTTAATTGCGCTAAAAACACCAAATGGAAGTTGGATGACTCTGTTGTTTCATCCAAAATATTTAAACTGTTTTCAATATACTCGAACAACTCTGTATTGGCTTCTTCTTCCTTTAAAACCATAGCTAAAACATCGGCCAAAAACATAACTATAGAACTCTTAAGTACCTCGGTATGTAAGGTTCTATAAAGCACATTAATTTTAACATCTTTAAGCGTTTGTAAGGTTCTGTTTTGTTTTATATCGGCATCAATCTGGATTTGAGATAACAATTGGAAATATGCTGCTTTTGTATGCCCTTTTTTACTCTTTAAAACACCACGAAGCAAAAAACTTATTAGCCCAACTTCTTTGGTGTAACAACTTACTATAAGGTCATTATCGCGATACTTTATTTTAGATAATACAATAGCTTGTGTAGAGAGAAACATTATCTAATAATCATTAATTTTAGCACTTTAGTTTCAAAAGTTCTAGTGTCGGACAGCATGATGAGATACACCCCCGAACGCACCACCCGATTGGCTAAATTTTTACCATTCCAAAAGGCGGTTCCGCCATCAATTTCTAGATTATACCCCTTATACCTTGTGTTATTATTAGATTGTGCCTCGGCAACCAAATTCCCTTCAACATCGGTAATTTTAATATTTACATTTTCGGTAATACCTTTAATTTTCACCATATCTTCGGTAATATTAAATGTAGGTCGTACCGGATTTGGGTAAACAAACGCCTTATCGTAATTATCTTCTGGTTGAGAACTCCCCGATTTAAAAGCAACCAAGCCTTTATCTGTCGCTATAAAAACCTTTCCGTTCGTGCTATCAATACTAACATCAATAATATTATTCGAAGGTAACGGCGAATTATCTATAGTAAAATGGTAAATTGTTTCTTGCCCATCAGACGAAAAATAGAATATACCAGAGCCTATGGTTCCTATCCATTTATTATTAGAACCATCAACTTCGATACTCGTTATATATTCTTGGTATAATAATTCTTTAGGAATCCCATCATCTAAAATCACAATCTCACTGACCTGAGCATTAGTGTCTGTAAACGCACTTGAAGGGTTATACAGCACCCTAAGTCCGTTATAAGTTCCAATCCAAATTTGATTACTTCTGTCTATTGCAATAGAATTTACTGCAGAAGATGGCATATTCTGACTCTCCTCGCTAAAACTAATTATTTTTGAAGTCCCTGCCTTATAGTCGTAACCCACTAATCCAGTTTGATAGCCTCCAGTCCAAACCACTCCAGAATTATCTATTGCAATGTCCGAAAATCCCCATTCGCCTCGTAACCCATCGGTATATAAGCCTTCAAAGCTATAAGATTTCCACTGATTTGATTTTGGGTCGTAAGATTTAAGCGGGCTTAAAACACGGCCAGTTAAGGACCATAACAAGCCTTCATCATCGAATGTGGACGCGCTTACACGAATACTTGTGGTATTTTCTATTGGTTCTAGGCCACTATTATCTTCATTATATAAAACTGTTGGCACATCGTCATTGACCTCTAAAATTCCGTTTTGAAATGAACTTATAAAAACCTGATTTATCTTATTAGGATTAATACTTATCACATTTAAATTTGTTGCATTTAGCACGCTATCCTTAGGAATATTATGCCATTCTCCATTTTTTAGATGACTGATTCCGCTACTTTTTAATGGTGAAGGATTATACGTCTGGGTATAATCGCCATAGGTTACCCACAAATTATTATACGCAGCCTGAACCGAGAATGCCGAATTCATTAAGGGACCGTCTGGTAGAATAGGTTCAAAAAAAGAGGTATTGGTTATAGGCGCTTTTAAAACACCAAAGCTATCTGAGCCAATAAAAAAGTCGTCGATAGTTGTTATAGACGATGTATAATTTGTATTATAGGCATCATTAGCAAAAACTTCAGAAATTAATCTAAAATCACTTGAATATAAATACACATGATTTGCAGTGGTTACAATAAGCTCGTTATTTGACGATTTTACATCAACAGGTACTTCCTGAAAAGTTTTTAATGATGTTAAATTATTCTCTACTCTAAAGATTGTTCCATTAGTATTTAGGGCATAAACAGAATTCCCCACCGCTTGTACTGCTAAAAAATTTCCGGCAGATATTTTAGTCCATTGTTTGTAATCTATTAAATTACTATTATTAATTTCGGCACGCTTAAGTCCTGTTGCGTTCTCGCATGCAGCAAAAATAAAACCGTTAGAAACTGTTGTTTGGGTAACTATAGTTTGTACTCCCGAATCTCCTATGAAATACGTATCTCCAAACTCTAATCGATTTAAATCGTAAACCGATACGCCGTAATTTGTTGAAATATAAAGGACACCTTCATATTCATTTATATGATTAATTCGCTTACTATTTGGCGGAATTGTAGGTTTTTCAACAATATCGACAACTCTTATTACTTTAGATTCTTCTTCTAAAATAATTTCCATTAAACCATTTTCATAACCAATAACCAAATCTCCAAACTCGACACTATAATAGATAGTAGAAATAGCCTCTCCCGCAAGTCCGTGAATTGTAGAAAGGGTTTGAATTTCTTGGGTAACTAAATCGTAAGTAAAAACAGCATTCTCTGAGGCAGCATAAATTTTAGTCTCGCTTGCCGCAACGTCCTTGATATTGTAATATGAAAAATAACCCTCCCAACGATCGGAATAATCTTGAGCTATGCCTATAATAGAAGTTAATAGCAATAAAGTGGCAAGAAGTCTTTTAAACATAAATGATTTTTAATGTTTCAAATATATTTATAAGTAACGAGTTTTACCTTAAAAAAATATAGAATACCTATTAAACATTAAAATCTAATAGGTATTTAAGAAAAAAGCTTCCTTTACAGAAAGCTTTTAAGTTTTTAACCATCAAAATCCATATCACCACCATCATCGCCACCACGTTCTCTGCGTTCCTGACGTTTCTTCTGCTGATTGAATCTGTAAGTAAATGCTAAATTAAACGAACGTTGTCTAAATTGAAATTCGCTATCGCTGATATACGTATCTGTTGTAGATACTGTTGCACGTTTTCTTGAATTGAACAAGTCGCTAATATTAAAAGTAAG encodes:
- the porZ gene encoding type IX secretion system anionic LPS delivery protein PorZ, whose product is MFKRLLATLLLLTSIIGIAQDYSDRWEGYFSYYNIKDVAASETKIYAASENAVFTYDLVTQEIQTLSTIHGLAGEAISTIYYSVEFGDLVIGYENGLMEIILEEESKVIRVVDIVEKPTIPPNSKRINHINEYEGVLYISTNYGVSVYDLNRLEFGDTYFIGDSGVQTIVTQTTVSNGFIFAACENATGLKRAEINNSNLIDYKQWTKISAGNFLAVQAVGNSVYALNTNGTIFRVENNLTSLKTFQEVPVDVKSSNNELIVTTANHVYLYSSDFRLISEVFANDAYNTNYTSSITTIDDFFIGSDSFGVLKAPITNTSFFEPILPDGPLMNSAFSVQAAYNNLWVTYGDYTQTYNPSPLKSSGISHLKNGEWHNIPKDSVLNATNLNVISINPNKINQVFISSFQNGILEVNDDVPTVLYNEDNSGLEPIENTTSIRVSASTFDDEGLLWSLTGRVLSPLKSYDPKSNQWKSYSFEGLYTDGLRGEWGFSDIAIDNSGVVWTGGYQTGLVGYDYKAGTSKIISFSEESQNMPSSAVNSIAIDRSNQIWIGTYNGLRVLYNPSSAFTDTNAQVSEIVILDDGIPKELLYQEYITSIEVDGSNNKWIGTIGSGIFYFSSDGQETIYHFTIDNSPLPSNNIIDVSIDSTNGKVFIATDKGLVAFKSGSSQPEDNYDKAFVYPNPVRPTFNITEDMVKIKGITENVNIKITDVEGNLVAEAQSNNNTRYKGYNLEIDGGTAFWNGKNLANRVVRSGVYLIMLSDTRTFETKVLKLMIIR